A stretch of the Planktothricoides raciborskii GIHE-MW2 genome encodes the following:
- the glyA gene encoding serine hydroxymethyltransferase, whose product MTQTNLDFLATTDPAVAGLIQQELHRQQTHLELIASENFTSPAVMAAQGSVLTNKYAEGLPKKRYYGGCEHIDQIEQLAIDRAKQLFGAAWANVQPHSGAQANFAVFLALLEPGDTIMGMDLSHGGHLTHGSPVNVSGKWFKVQQYGVSPETEQLDFDLILALAKEHKPKLIICGYSAYPRIIDFAKFRQVADEVGAYLLADMAHIAGLVATGHHPNPVPHCHVVTTTTHKTLRGPRGGLILSNDVELGKKLDKAVFPGSQGGPLEHVIAAKAVAFGEALKPEFKIYSGQVIANARALANQLSDRGLKMVSGGTDNHVMLVDLRSIGMTGKQADKLLGEVNITANKNTVPFDPESPFVTSGLRLGSPAVTSRGMGPEEFKEIANIIADRLQNPENGSVAADCRRRVSALCDRFPLYPHLKIPVGALA is encoded by the coding sequence GTGACTCAGACTAACTTAGATTTCCTAGCCACTACAGATCCCGCTGTTGCCGGTTTGATTCAGCAAGAACTGCACCGCCAACAAACTCACTTGGAACTAATTGCCAGTGAAAATTTTACTTCTCCAGCAGTGATGGCCGCCCAAGGGTCAGTCTTAACCAATAAGTATGCTGAAGGCTTGCCGAAAAAACGCTATTACGGCGGTTGCGAGCATATCGACCAAATTGAGCAGTTAGCCATTGACCGGGCAAAGCAGCTATTTGGCGCGGCATGGGCAAACGTGCAGCCCCACTCTGGCGCCCAGGCCAATTTTGCCGTGTTTTTGGCGCTGTTGGAACCCGGTGACACGATTATGGGGATGGATCTGTCCCACGGCGGTCATTTAACCCACGGTTCGCCGGTGAATGTATCCGGTAAGTGGTTTAAGGTTCAGCAGTACGGGGTGTCCCCAGAGACAGAACAGTTGGATTTTGACCTGATTTTGGCTCTTGCCAAGGAACATAAGCCTAAATTAATTATTTGCGGCTATTCTGCTTATCCTCGGATCATTGATTTTGCCAAGTTCCGCCAAGTGGCGGATGAGGTGGGGGCTTATCTGTTGGCAGATATGGCTCATATCGCCGGTTTGGTGGCTACAGGTCATCACCCCAACCCGGTGCCCCATTGTCATGTGGTGACGACAACGACCCACAAAACCTTGCGCGGCCCTCGTGGTGGTTTAATCCTCAGTAATGATGTGGAATTGGGTAAAAAATTGGATAAGGCGGTTTTCCCAGGCAGTCAAGGCGGTCCTTTAGAGCACGTGATTGCCGCTAAAGCGGTGGCATTTGGGGAAGCCTTGAAACCGGAATTTAAAATTTATTCCGGTCAGGTGATTGCGAATGCCCGGGCATTGGCGAATCAATTGAGCGATCGCGGCTTGAAGATGGTGTCCGGTGGTACGGATAATCATGTGATGCTGGTGGATTTACGCAGTATTGGCATGACCGGGAAACAAGCGGATAAATTATTGGGCGAGGTGAATATTACCGCCAATAAGAATACGGTGCCGTTTGACCCAGAATCCCCGTTTGTCACCAGTGGTCTGCGCTTGGGTTCTCCCGCTGTCACCAGTCGCGGCATGGGACCCGAAGAATTTAAGGAGATTGCCAATATTATTGCCGATCGCCTGCAAAATCCCGAAAATGGATCCGTGGCCGCCGATTGTCGTCGTCGGGTGAGTGCCTTGTGCGATCGCTTCCCCTTGTATCCTCATCTGAAAATTCCTGTGGGGGCTTTAGCATAG
- a CDS encoding Tic20 family protein yields the protein MTWRGSTTIGDRLLACLPYILPLVNVLGFGSYLFATFPVLMTLLIPFFPLLFLYFNIVGTIPYGELILFFALFLLVVRNYKIKHFIRYNTMQSLLLSIFLSLCQWTLRLLGFPLAVIPDGSFNSNLLIDIISTTIFLGFFGSIVYSIVETIRGNYAEIPVVSEATYTQIR from the coding sequence ATGACTTGGCGCGGTTCCACCACCATCGGCGATCGCCTATTGGCTTGCTTGCCCTATATTTTACCCTTAGTTAATGTTTTAGGTTTTGGCTCTTATTTATTCGCCACTTTCCCGGTATTAATGACTTTGCTGATTCCTTTTTTCCCTTTGCTTTTTTTATATTTTAATATTGTAGGCACTATTCCTTATGGAGAGTTAATTCTTTTCTTTGCTTTATTTTTATTGGTAGTGAGAAACTACAAAATTAAGCATTTTATCCGCTACAATACGATGCAGTCGCTCTTATTATCAATTTTTCTCAGCTTATGCCAGTGGACATTGAGACTGCTAGGCTTTCCCCTGGCAGTCATTCCCGATGGTAGTTTTAATTCAAATTTATTGATTGATATCATTTCTACCACCATTTTCTTGGGATTCTTCGGATCAATTGTGTATTCTATAGTCGAAACAATTAGAGGAAATTATGCTGAAATACCCGTTGTTTCCGAGGCAACTTATACGCAAATTCGTTAA
- a CDS encoding Tic20 family protein, with protein sequence MNGRDTAPGLERFYASLLYLLPLLDGIVFGVFLFKQIPPLQLLFLPLLPLLQIYNSFPFAGLIIFFALLFGVVRNDNISHFIRFNTMQAILLDIVLILCRLVLQLVQTAIPVELVVETFYNTVFLGIIAAVVYAVVQSARGIYAEIPAISDAVKMQVR encoded by the coding sequence ATGAATGGACGGGACACCGCCCCTGGTTTAGAGCGATTTTACGCCAGCCTGCTCTATCTGCTGCCCCTATTAGATGGCATTGTCTTTGGCGTTTTCTTATTCAAGCAAATTCCCCCATTACAACTGCTGTTTCTGCCGCTGCTACCACTGCTCCAGATTTATAACTCTTTCCCCTTTGCTGGACTGATTATTTTCTTTGCGCTTTTATTCGGAGTGGTGAGAAACGACAATATCAGTCATTTCATTCGGTTCAACACCATGCAAGCAATCTTATTAGACATCGTATTAATTTTATGTCGTCTAGTATTACAGCTTGTGCAAACAGCTATCCCCGTTGAGTTGGTAGTGGAAACTTTTTACAACACTGTTTTCTTGGGAATTATTGCCGCAGTAGTCTATGCAGTGGTTCAGTCTGCCAGAGGAATTTATGCGGAAATTCCCGCCATTTCTGATGCGGTCAAGATGCAGGTGCGTTAA
- a CDS encoding fumarylacetoacetate hydrolase family protein: MAQRYVRIQTPEGKIYYGLLQLSRGVQVLDAPPWLGGQPSDKFLEPDNYKLLAPVTPSKIIAVGKNYGKHAAEMGTPVPDEPLLFMKPPTAVIAHGDEIRYPPQSERVDYEGELALVIGERCVDCTPEAAQGKIWGYTIANDVTARDLQQRDGQWTRAKSFDTFCPLGPWIVRELSPGGRLQTFLNDREQPVQSSLIDDMVFPPDVLVAYISQVMTLLPGDVILTGTPEGIGPMQVGDRVRVEIEGIGSLENIVTLRQSKQ; this comes from the coding sequence ATGGCACAGCGCTATGTCCGCATTCAAACCCCCGAGGGCAAGATTTACTACGGATTATTACAACTGAGCCGTGGGGTTCAGGTGTTGGATGCTCCACCTTGGCTGGGGGGTCAACCGAGCGACAAGTTTTTGGAACCGGACAATTACAAATTGCTGGCTCCGGTGACTCCCTCCAAAATTATCGCCGTGGGTAAAAATTATGGTAAACACGCGGCGGAAATGGGGACTCCTGTACCGGATGAACCGTTGCTGTTTATGAAACCACCCACCGCAGTGATTGCACATGGAGATGAGATTCGCTATCCGCCCCAGTCAGAAAGGGTCGATTATGAAGGGGAATTGGCTTTAGTGATTGGGGAGCGTTGTGTGGACTGCACCCCAGAAGCGGCTCAAGGAAAAATTTGGGGCTATACGATCGCCAATGATGTGACCGCTAGAGATTTACAGCAAAGAGATGGACAATGGACTAGAGCCAAAAGTTTTGATACTTTCTGTCCCCTTGGCCCTTGGATTGTCCGTGAACTGAGTCCGGGGGGACGTTTGCAAACCTTTCTGAATGACCGGGAGCAACCAGTGCAATCGTCTCTGATTGATGACATGGTGTTTCCCCCTGATGTCCTGGTTGCTTACATTTCTCAGGTGATGACTTTGTTACCGGGAGATGTGATTTTGACCGGGACTCCAGAAGGGATCGGCCCGATGCAAGTTGGCGATCGCGTCCGTGTCGAAATCGAAGGGATCGGCAGCTTGGAAAATATCGTCACCCTTAGACAATCAAAACAATAA
- the rpsF gene encoding 30S ribosomal protein S6 — MKNFMYETMYILRPDLGEEQTELAIATYQNLLRESGAEIIETQHRGKRRLAYEIGKYREGIYIQMNYRAEGKVIALLERTMRISEDVIRYLTIKQPLTLNQAEAATAQA; from the coding sequence ATGAAAAATTTCATGTACGAAACCATGTACATCCTGCGACCCGACCTCGGAGAAGAGCAAACTGAGTTGGCGATCGCCACCTATCAAAACCTCTTGCGGGAAAGTGGTGCAGAAATTATCGAAACTCAGCATCGTGGGAAGCGTCGTTTGGCCTACGAAATCGGCAAGTATCGCGAAGGCATTTATATCCAAATGAATTACCGCGCCGAAGGGAAAGTGATCGCCCTGCTCGAACGCACCATGCGGATTAGTGAAGATGTGATTCGTTACCTGACCATCAAACAACCATTAACCTTGAATCAAGCCGAAGCCGCAACCGCTCAAGCTTAA
- the rplU gene encoding 50S ribosomal protein L21 — protein MTYAIIEMSGTQLRVEPGRFYDVNRLPVEADGTMSIDRVLLVKHEDNIHVGQPLVEGATIEATVMQHLRGRKVLVYKMKPKKKTRKKRGHRQELTRVMITSISLNGSVLAAANVETEQGDS, from the coding sequence ATGACTTACGCAATTATCGAAATGAGCGGCACACAACTCCGAGTGGAGCCTGGTCGCTTTTATGATGTGAATCGGCTGCCGGTAGAAGCTGACGGCACCATGAGTATTGACCGGGTTTTACTGGTCAAGCACGAAGACAATATTCATGTGGGCCAACCCCTCGTAGAAGGGGCTACCATCGAAGCCACGGTCATGCAACATCTGCGTGGCCGTAAAGTGCTGGTGTACAAAATGAAGCCGAAAAAGAAAACTCGCAAAAAACGGGGACATCGGCAGGAACTCACCAGAGTTATGATTACTTCTATTAGTCTCAATGGTTCTGTGTTAGCCGCCGCCAATGTAGAGACAGAACAAGGCGATAGCTAA
- the rpmA gene encoding 50S ribosomal protein L27: MAHKKGTGSTRNGRDSNAQRLGVKRYGGQVVKAGNILVRQRGTKFHPGANVGLGKDDTLFALIDGVVTFEHKTKSRKKISVYPVAQETA; encoded by the coding sequence ATGGCTCATAAGAAAGGTACAGGTAGCACTCGTAACGGTCGTGACTCGAATGCCCAGCGCCTTGGAGTAAAACGTTACGGCGGTCAAGTCGTTAAAGCTGGCAATATTTTAGTCCGTCAGCGGGGAACTAAATTCCACCCAGGAGCAAATGTGGGTCTGGGCAAAGATGATACTCTGTTTGCCTTAATTGATGGTGTCGTGACTTTTGAGCATAAAACCAAATCCCGCAAAAAAATCAGTGTTTATCCCGTGGCTCAAGAGACGGCCTAA
- the hemB gene encoding porphobilinogen synthase: protein MFPTHRPRRLRSHPQLRRMVRENIVTTNDLIYPLFAVPGIGIANEVKSMPGVYQLSVDKIVEEAKQVYDLGIPAIILFGIPESKDTEATGAWHDCGIVQKAATAVKEAVPDLIVIADTCLCEYTSHGHCGYLQVGDLTGRVLNDPTLELLKKTAVSQVKAGADIIAPSGMMDGFVQAIRSGLDEAGYENIPILAYSAKYASAYYGPFRDAADGAPQFGDRSTYQMDPGNGQEAIKEIELDIAEGADMLMVKPALAYMDIIWRVKQATNLPVAAYNVSGEYSMVKAAALNGWISEEKVVMETLTSFKRAGADLILTYHAKDAARWLKNA from the coding sequence ATGTTTCCAACTCATCGCCCCCGTCGTCTGCGTAGTCATCCTCAGTTACGCCGGATGGTTCGAGAAAATATCGTGACGACCAATGATTTAATTTACCCACTGTTTGCCGTACCGGGAATTGGGATCGCCAACGAAGTAAAATCCATGCCCGGAGTTTATCAGCTTTCCGTGGACAAAATTGTTGAAGAGGCGAAACAAGTCTATGACTTAGGCATTCCGGCGATTATCCTATTTGGCATTCCCGAAAGCAAAGATACGGAAGCAACTGGCGCGTGGCATGATTGCGGCATTGTCCAAAAAGCTGCCACTGCCGTCAAAGAGGCCGTACCCGATCTGATTGTGATTGCCGATACTTGTCTATGTGAATACACCAGTCATGGTCACTGTGGCTATTTGCAAGTGGGTGACTTGACCGGACGGGTACTGAATGACCCCACCTTAGAATTACTAAAGAAAACCGCCGTGTCTCAAGTGAAAGCCGGGGCGGATATTATTGCCCCTTCAGGGATGATGGATGGGTTTGTGCAAGCGATTCGGTCTGGTTTAGATGAAGCCGGATATGAAAATATTCCCATTTTGGCCTATTCGGCCAAGTATGCCTCTGCTTATTATGGGCCGTTCCGGGATGCGGCCGATGGGGCGCCCCAATTTGGCGATCGCAGTACCTATCAAATGGATCCGGGGAATGGCCAAGAAGCCATCAAAGAAATTGAACTGGACATCGCTGAAGGGGCAGATATGCTCATGGTCAAGCCAGCTTTAGCCTACATGGATATTATCTGGCGGGTCAAACAAGCCACCAACTTGCCGGTAGCGGCTTATAACGTCTCTGGGGAATATTCTATGGTCAAAGCCGCTGCCCTCAACGGCTGGATTTCCGAAGAGAAAGTAGTGATGGAAACCTTAACCAGTTTTAAACGAGCCGGTGCCGACTTAATTTTGACCTATCACGCCAAAGATGCGGCTCGATGGTTAAAAAATGCTTAA
- a CDS encoding GNAT family N-acetyltransferase, with translation MKKMRRDCSHIQFREGHASVDLNQLKSLFEITAFWAKKRELEGLAVAIAHSNPVVTVWDRQRLIGFARATSDGVYRATIWDVVIHPEYQGVGLGRKLVETVLSHPLMNRVERVYLMTTHQQRFYERIGFEENSTTTMVLYNQPEFNPIPAVEAPREVSIESW, from the coding sequence ATTAAAAAGATGAGAAGGGATTGCAGTCACATCCAATTTCGCGAAGGTCACGCATCAGTTGATCTGAATCAACTGAAATCCTTATTTGAAATAACAGCTTTTTGGGCAAAAAAACGAGAATTAGAAGGTTTAGCCGTGGCGATCGCCCATAGTAACCCAGTCGTCACCGTCTGGGATCGCCAGCGTCTAATTGGATTTGCCCGCGCTACCTCCGATGGAGTCTACCGAGCCACCATATGGGATGTGGTGATTCACCCAGAATATCAAGGAGTCGGTTTGGGACGAAAGCTCGTGGAAACAGTCCTCAGTCACCCATTGATGAATCGAGTAGAACGGGTATATTTAATGACCACCCATCAACAGCGTTTCTATGAGCGGATTGGATTTGAGGAAAATTCCACCACCACAATGGTTCTATACAATCAGCCTGAGTTTAATCCGATTCCGGCGGTGGAGGCACCAAGGGAAGTGAGCATTGAATCCTGGTGA
- a CDS encoding sensor histidine kinase KdpD — MDWSNLVNLAVGLGVGFSLGWLLGSRRLLNPRKGQKIIEPSNPFAFSPVSEAQVSLPAVDPSQTQLIADLKAQVKQLTLDYYMAQQMCQFKAGFLARVTHELRSPLNGLIGTHQLILSDLCDSPEEEREFLANANISAVKMIDMLDKILDVSRTESGKSPIKLEPLQLAEVFEEVRYLSEMQAANRNIPLKIVLPDPNIYVLADEQWLTPVLVNLVESAITPEELGSISVSAQVDQYSEQIHIWIEAPRPHESWTEALDLLTKELNRGSKASNSGAAKKSQFNILTEGQPPREFNPQDPLELNPHVSAGLNLVMTCSILDLMQGRLEILETPADAEDPNLTRIQCSLPLVPPPPESD, encoded by the coding sequence ATGGATTGGAGTAACTTGGTGAATCTGGCTGTGGGTCTGGGAGTCGGCTTTAGCTTGGGCTGGCTATTGGGTTCTCGGCGTTTACTCAACCCCAGGAAAGGACAAAAAATTATCGAGCCCTCAAACCCGTTTGCCTTCAGCCCCGTTTCAGAAGCCCAAGTTTCTCTGCCTGCCGTCGATCCATCACAAACTCAGTTAATTGCCGATCTGAAAGCACAGGTTAAACAATTGACGCTTGATTATTACATGGCCCAGCAAATGTGCCAGTTTAAAGCCGGGTTTTTGGCTAGGGTGACTCACGAGTTGCGATCGCCTTTGAATGGCTTGATTGGTACACATCAGCTAATTTTGTCGGATCTGTGCGATTCTCCAGAGGAAGAAAGGGAGTTTTTAGCTAATGCCAATATCTCTGCGGTCAAAATGATCGATATGCTCGATAAAATATTAGATGTTTCCCGAACTGAATCGGGGAAAAGTCCCATTAAACTGGAACCGTTGCAATTAGCCGAAGTTTTTGAGGAAGTCCGTTATCTCAGCGAGATGCAAGCGGCTAATCGGAATATTCCTCTAAAAATCGTCCTTCCAGACCCAAATATTTATGTCCTGGCCGATGAGCAATGGCTGACCCCTGTGCTGGTCAACCTGGTAGAAAGCGCCATTACTCCCGAAGAACTCGGTAGTATTTCGGTCTCAGCCCAAGTTGATCAATATTCGGAGCAAATTCATATTTGGATTGAAGCCCCTCGTCCCCATGAAAGTTGGACAGAGGCCTTAGATTTACTGACCAAAGAACTGAATCGAGGCAGCAAAGCGTCCAACTCTGGGGCGGCAAAAAAATCCCAGTTCAATATTTTAACTGAGGGGCAGCCGCCGAGGGAGTTTAATCCTCAAGACCCTTTAGAACTTAATCCTCATGTTTCTGCGGGTCTTAACTTAGTGATGACTTGTAGCATCCTGGATCTAATGCAGGGGCGGTTAGAAATTCTCGAAACCCCTGCGGATGCTGAAGATCCTAATCTCACCAGGATTCAATGCTCACTTCCCTTGGTGCCTCCACCGCCGGAATCGGATTAA
- a CDS encoding L-threonylcarbamoyladenylate synthase, with translation MSQVSLTELITQAKSGNLVSFPTDTVPALATLPDQAELIFAAKQRPADKPLILMGASPEDLWPYVSGTAAEREIWQQTAKTYWPGSLTLVLPASEIAPKAMNPIDPSTLGIRVPNCELTCQILAATGPMATTSANRSGEPPLTTMAEIAAAFPEVFTLNGDKRKSGSGLPSTVAKWTGEGWQILRQGSVNLTQNLTHRSENDL, from the coding sequence ATGAGTCAAGTTTCTCTAACCGAACTAATTACTCAGGCGAAATCTGGAAATCTTGTCAGCTTTCCTACAGATACAGTCCCCGCATTAGCAACCCTCCCGGATCAAGCAGAGTTAATTTTCGCAGCGAAACAGCGTCCGGCGGATAAACCACTGATCTTAATGGGGGCAAGTCCTGAAGACCTTTGGCCTTATGTCAGTGGTACGGCGGCAGAACGAGAGATTTGGCAGCAAACCGCCAAAACCTACTGGCCTGGATCCTTGACTTTGGTTTTACCGGCATCAGAGATCGCGCCAAAAGCCATGAACCCGATCGACCCCAGCACCTTGGGAATCAGAGTCCCTAACTGTGAACTAACTTGCCAAATTCTGGCGGCAACAGGCCCAATGGCGACCACAAGTGCCAATCGAAGCGGAGAACCGCCCCTAACGACGATGGCAGAAATTGCGGCAGCGTTCCCAGAAGTTTTTACTTTGAACGGGGATAAAAGAAAATCCGGATCGGGATTACCTTCGACGGTGGCTAAGTGGACTGGTGAGGGTTGGCAAATTTTGCGTCAAGGATCTGTGAATTTAACCCAGAATTTAACCCACCGCTCGGAAAATGATCTCTGA
- the prmC gene encoding peptide chain release factor N(5)-glutamine methyltransferase encodes MVIVSGLELWQWCQEARSQAAEFNVPLQEIDWLLQTVADLEKLELRLQSFKTRSQIHMQIPLIQLTQLWQRRLEERLPVQYIAGITPWRNFFLQVSNAVLIPRPETECLIDLAIAAAHDQVDPRSISEIPEQWADLGTGSGAIAIGLAEVLTNATIYAVDISAAALAIAQKNAQTLGWSNRIHFNQGSWFEPLQALRGQLNGIVSNPPYIPSQIVPQLQPEVAHHEPHLALDGGADGLDCIRHLINQAPDYLQPEGILLFEMMAGQAAEVRQLLNSQGSYQKITIHRDLAGIERFALAYRK; translated from the coding sequence GTGGTAATTGTATCTGGATTAGAACTGTGGCAGTGGTGTCAAGAGGCTCGTTCTCAGGCAGCGGAGTTTAATGTCCCCCTGCAAGAGATAGATTGGCTGCTGCAAACAGTGGCGGATTTGGAAAAGTTGGAGTTACGGTTGCAATCTTTTAAAACGCGATCGCAGATTCATATGCAAATCCCTCTGATCCAGTTAACTCAGCTTTGGCAACGACGACTTGAAGAACGTTTGCCGGTTCAGTATATCGCCGGGATCACCCCCTGGCGAAACTTTTTTTTGCAGGTCAGCAATGCGGTGCTGATTCCCCGTCCAGAAACCGAATGTTTAATCGACCTGGCGATCGCCGCTGCTCACGATCAGGTAGATCCCCGATCTATTTCAGAAATCCCAGAACAGTGGGCAGACTTGGGCACTGGCAGTGGGGCGATCGCCATTGGATTAGCGGAAGTATTGACAAATGCGACAATTTATGCAGTGGATATATCCGCAGCAGCATTGGCGATCGCCCAAAAAAATGCTCAAACTCTTGGGTGGTCAAACCGGATTCACTTCAATCAAGGCTCATGGTTTGAACCATTACAGGCACTTCGAGGTCAACTCAATGGCATTGTCAGCAATCCCCCCTATATTCCCAGTCAGATTGTTCCCCAACTGCAACCGGAAGTCGCCCACCATGAACCGCACCTAGCCCTAGATGGGGGTGCGGATGGACTAGATTGTATTCGCCATTTAATTAACCAAGCCCCAGACTATTTACAACCAGAGGGCATTTTGCTATTTGAAATGATGGCTGGTCAGGCCGCAGAAGTGAGACAATTATTAAACAGCCAAGGCAGCTATCAAAAAATTACCATTCACCGGGATCTCGCGGGCATAGAAAGATTTGCCTTGGCGTATCGAAAATAA
- a CDS encoding Tic22 family protein yields MKKLLRWGAMFGFLTSTLVGASFLGNLRAIALPQEQIIKKLIPVPVFTITNSQGSPLLASVSQDNNTTSVAGVFISKQDADNFVQQLLSQNNPNLSDVRVTPVSLAEIYQMEQASENNPEEAVVFDYVPTQTQVQSALQVLQNNGESPDNFSGVPLFLATGGADNGYLTIQQGNNQIIPLFFQKEQLQTMLNRLREQQPDLAASVKIQVVNLEGVINLLETSNAQELNQIVLIPPQESIDYIRSLPNQQPNQQSN; encoded by the coding sequence ATGAAAAAATTACTGCGCTGGGGCGCCATGTTTGGTTTCTTGACCAGTACATTAGTCGGGGCATCTTTTCTGGGTAATCTGCGGGCGATCGCTTTGCCGCAAGAACAGATTATCAAAAAGCTGATTCCGGTTCCAGTATTTACTATTACCAACTCACAAGGTTCACCGCTGTTAGCGTCGGTGAGTCAGGATAATAATACTACATCGGTTGCTGGAGTATTTATTAGCAAACAAGATGCGGATAATTTTGTTCAGCAGCTATTAAGTCAAAATAATCCGAATTTGAGTGATGTCCGGGTAACTCCTGTTTCCCTGGCGGAGATTTACCAAATGGAACAAGCAAGTGAAAATAATCCTGAAGAAGCCGTTGTATTTGACTATGTACCGACACAGACACAAGTTCAGTCAGCTTTACAAGTGCTTCAGAATAACGGTGAGTCTCCGGATAACTTTAGTGGAGTTCCTTTGTTTTTGGCCACAGGTGGTGCTGATAACGGTTATTTGACTATTCAACAAGGCAACAATCAAATTATTCCCTTGTTTTTCCAAAAAGAACAGTTGCAAACGATGTTAAATCGTTTAAGAGAACAACAGCCAGATTTGGCGGCTTCGGTGAAAATTCAAGTGGTCAATCTTGAGGGAGTGATTAATCTGTTGGAAACTAGCAACGCTCAGGAATTAAATCAGATTGTGTTAATTCCCCCCCAAGAATCTATAGATTATATTCGCTCTCTGCCAAATCAACAGCCAAACCAACAATCGAACTAA
- the hetR gene encoding heterocyst differentiation master regulator HetR, with translation MSNDLDLIKSLSPSAMDQIMLYLAFSAMRTSGHRHGAFLDAAATAAKCAIYMTYMEQGQNLRMTGHLHHIEPKRVKAIVKEVQQALTEGKLLKMLGSQEPRYLIQFPYIWLERYPWQPGMARIPGNNLTSDEKRLLEKKLPQYLPDAQVINSFQFMELIEYLHNRAQEVFPPERQMPLSEALAEHIKRRLIYSGTVTKIDSPWGMPFFALSRSSYSPPDDQERTYVMVEDTARYFRMMKDWAEKQPQVMRVIEELDIPPERHEQAMEELDEVIRAWADRYHKPGGKPMILQMVFGEKEDDI, from the coding sequence ATGAGTAACGACCTCGATCTGATCAAAAGTCTTAGCCCCAGCGCCATGGATCAGATCATGTTATACCTGGCATTCAGTGCCATGAGAACAAGCGGGCACCGTCACGGAGCATTTCTGGATGCGGCAGCCACCGCTGCTAAATGTGCAATTTATATGACCTACATGGAGCAGGGTCAAAACCTGCGGATGACAGGTCATCTGCATCATATTGAGCCTAAGCGGGTTAAAGCAATTGTCAAAGAAGTTCAGCAAGCCCTGACTGAAGGAAAACTGTTAAAAATGTTGGGTTCCCAAGAACCTCGCTATTTAATTCAGTTTCCTTATATCTGGCTAGAACGCTATCCTTGGCAACCGGGGATGGCCAGAATTCCGGGGAATAATCTAACCAGTGATGAAAAACGGTTGTTAGAGAAAAAACTTCCCCAATATCTGCCAGATGCTCAAGTGATTAACTCGTTCCAATTTATGGAACTGATTGAATATTTGCATAATCGCGCTCAAGAAGTGTTCCCACCGGAGCGACAAATGCCTCTGAGTGAAGCACTCGCAGAACATATCAAGCGCCGATTAATCTACTCCGGGACGGTGACTAAAATCGATTCACCTTGGGGAATGCCCTTTTTCGCCCTGAGTCGCTCGTCTTACTCCCCTCCGGACGATCAAGAGCGGACTTATGTAATGGTGGAAGATACTGCACGGTACTTTAGAATGATGAAGGACTGGGCAGAAAAACAACCCCAAGTGATGCGAGTGATCGAAGAACTCGATATTCCTCCAGAACGCCATGAACAAGCGATGGAAGAATTGGATGAAGTCATCCGCGCTTGGGCTGATAGATACCATAAACCCGGAGGAAAGCCGATGATCCTGCAAATGGTTTTTGGGGAAAAGGAAGACGATATATAA